The DNA segment TAATAATATTTATTATAAAAAATATTATTATAAAGAATAGACTTCTTTTATTCTTCACAACGAATTCTGTTATATAACTATTCACAATAACACCTCCTGACTCTTCACCTTTATTATAACAGTTTTTAATGTTATTAACAAATAAAACCATTTAAATTCTATTTATTAATTAATAAAATATGAGTATGTTTTTCATTGATAAAATGAACAATTATCTACATATTTCATTCAACAATAATTTTCCCAATTCAATATATAAAAAAGTCCTAAATTGATATGACTTCTCCGTTTTTTAAATGAATTTCTATTCTTTTTCCTTCATGAATTATTATCGTATCTACCAAATAATTAAATAGCTTAGCATCGTATTCTGTTAGTAACTCACCTTGTTTTTCTAATGAGTCGATAAATATTTTCAGTTCTCTTACTCTCTTGTTTTTACTCAGTAAATCTAAGTTTCTCTGTTCTAATTGTTTTTCTAACAATTTATACTCTTCTATCAGTTTATTATATTTTCTAGTGTACTCTTCTTGATCCTGTGCTATTTTGGAATTCGTTATTATCAACTTTTCTACATCATTTCTGATGTCTTCTAATTTTTCTTCGAGTTGAATGATTTCATCATCTGCCCCTCTATCTTCTTTTATCATCTTCATCAGGAGTTTTATATTACCTATAATTTCTTTTCTATTATCAATTACCTTATTTAATGCTGATACTATCCATCTTTGAATCTCATCATCTCTAATATGAGGTGTATTACATTTTTCTTCATTTTTATACTTATCTTTACATCTATATATTGTCTCTTTATATTTATTGGTTGAGTGCCATAAATGTCTCACGTATGAACTACCGCAACATCCACACCTAATTTTTCCAAAGTAGTTTTTCTCTGTATACCACTTTTTATTTTCGCTTAGTTGCACTTGAACTGCATCAAATACTTCTTTATCAATTATTGCTTCATGGCTATTTTCTACATAATACTGAGGTAGCTCTCCGTTGTTCCTTTTCTGAGTCTTGTTTAAGAAGTCTGCTATATAGTATTTTTGAAGTAAGGCATCACCTTTATATTTTTCGTTTGTTAAAATACTTCTTACACTGCTATAACTCCATTTTTCTTTTCCTCTTGGTGTCGATATTTTATTTTCAGTTAGATGCTTTGCTATTTGATTAGGATTTTTTCCTGATAAGAACTGTCCAAATATGTATCTTACTATTCTGGCTTGCTCTTTATCTACTTCAAATCCTCCATCCTCTTTTGGTTTAAACCCTAATACATTATTGTATGGAAACGTAACCTTACCTTCAGCAGCTTGTTTTCTCTTAGACCATGTTATATTTTCTGATATTGATCTACTTTCTTCTTGTGCTAGGGAGCTCATTATTGTAATAAGCAATTCACCCTTTGAATCAAATGTCCAGATGTTTTCTTTTTCGAAGTATATCTCTACTCCAACATCTTTTAGTTTTCTTACAGTTGATAGTGAATCCACCGTATTTCTTGCGAACCTACTTACACTTTTTGTTAATATGAGGTCTATCTTACCTGCTAGTGCATCATTTACCATTTCTTGAAACCCTAGACGTTTTTTTGTATTTGTTCCACTTATTCCCTCATCTGAATACATCTTCACAAACTCCCAATCTTTTCTACTTGATATGTACTCTTCATAATACTTCATTTGAGTTTCATAAGAACTTGTTTGATCTTCATTATCTGTCGATACTCTGGCGTAACCTGCGACCTTTTTCTTTTTTATACTAGGTAGTTTTGACTGACGACTAAGGTCCTTATTGGCTTGTATAGTTGTAATTTTTCTATTCATCTTTTACTCCTTTTTTAGGTTACCTTGTTTTTTTATTTCTTGAACTTTATTGAATATTTTCTGAGAAATAATTGCTTCATGTGCATTTTCTACTATGTACATAGTCTTCTCACCAGTATTTTTTACTGAACGACCTTTTTCTCTTACATTAAAAGTCTTTTGTAATATAAGTTTCCCTGTATAAGTTTCTTGGGATAATATTCTATAGATAGCTAGTCTTGAAAACTTTTCTCCTCTTCTTGTGCGTTTACCTTCCTCATTTAATACCCTTGATATCTGTGTTGGTTTTATTCCTGATAGGTATAACTTATAAATCTTTCTAATAATGTCAGCTTCTGACTCTTCAATTTTATAAGAATCTCCTATCCATCTATATCCTAATATAGGTTGTGGGCTATGTGGTAATCCTTGTTCAAACTTCTTCTTTACACTCCACCTTACATTACTACCTATCGCCTTTGATTCTTCTTCAGAAACAGCAGCGAGTAACGTTAGTAATAACTCTCCATCTGTAGTGAGTGTATCGATATTCTCTTTTTCAAATTGAACCCCTATGTTTAATTTCTTTAGTTCTCGTATTGTTTCTAGCAACTCAATAGTATTTCTTCCAAATCGTGATATGGACTTTGTAAGAATTATATCAATCTTTCCTTTCCTACAGTCATCTATTAATCTTAAATACTCCTTTCGTTTTTTTGTATTTCTTCCACTTACAGAGTTATCAAAATACACTCCAGCATACTCCCAACTAGGATTATCTTGTATAAGTTTATTATAATAGCTTATTTGTTCAGATAGTGATTGTAGTAAATCTCTATGTGATACTCTTGCATAAGCTGCGACCTTTTGCCTTTTAGCATCAGTCACATTTAGCGCTTCTAACTTTTTTATAATTTTCATTATTGTATCCTCCTTTTCGTCATTACTATATATCACTCTAAAGCAACTATTTATCAAGTGATAACTCCATAAATTCAGATATTTTGGGAGTATACTTTTCTAACATCTTATGCTTGAATGAATCAAATTCATCTTTTGTGATTAGATTTTTTCTAAACAAGCTACTTAATATTTTAATTGTGATTTGGTAGGTTACTTCATTTTTATTGTTCATAACTACCTCCAAATCTGTGTTTAATATAACATTCATGACTGCAATACTTTCTTTTATTATTAGAATAAGATGTAAATTCTCTCTCACAATATTTACATTGATGTGTAGAAAATGCCTTTCTATTCATCTTGTCTTGATTATTCTTCCACCATTTCATTCGGCAAGCATCACTACAATATTTCTTTTGTTTTTTCCCATTTAAATGAGTTAACTTTTCTCCACATACCTTACAAGTATCAAAATCTTCTGTATCTAACTTTTCTAATTTTTCTCTTCTACAAATCGACTTAACTGTATTAGCTGATACATTTAAATATACAGCTATTTTCTTATACCCTAATCCTTTTTCTCTTAGTTTTTTTATTTCATCTTTCAGTTCCATACTTCTCACTCCTATGATGTTTTTATTCTCTACATCACAGGTAAAGAAAACTAAGGAAAATTTAACCAACGAACAAAAAAATTAAAAAATAGGTATTCACATATTTTCTATTTCTAATAAAGCGTATCTATGGTAAAATTACTTTATATATATAACAAAAAATAATTAATTAATAGACGTTTTTATCTTAATAAATTTTAAATAAATAAGGAGGTAGTATATTATGAATACTGAATTTGATTTTATAGATTTATATTTACTTATCCAGGAAACAAAAAAAATAAATTTTTCTTCTGAAAAGACAATAAACAAATTATATGACAAATACCTCTCAAACTATAAAAAAATAGGTAAATTAAATAAAAAATCTTTAAAAAAATTCCTTAGAGAAGACAATTACTATAACAGAAGTGAAATATTAGATCACCTTCCATCAGGATATAAAACCCTAGTGATTAAAAAGAAAATATATAATAGCGATTTACAATGTGATAAAAAAACAAATAAAGGAAACCAATTGAAAAATTTACCAAATTGGAATAAATTACAAAATCGAAGTATTTATAACAAATCTCACATTATAGCTAGAGAATTAGGAGGAAAAAGAATCTATCATTCTTCAGGTGAATATTACAACGGTTTTATAGGTACTGAACATGCCAATGTCGGTAGAAATGGAAAGTCAGGAATGCGCTGTATAGAAGGAGTAATCCGGAAACATTTATGTGAAAACAAAAATAATTATATAGTATATGAGTGTCGTGTCATTTATAAAAGACCTAAAGATATAATTCCAATATTCATCGTTATTATTATAGTTTCAGGCGATTATTCAATCAATAAAATCTATTTTGTTTGGAACACTCAAAATGGATATATTATAGATTACAAAACAGGGAATTATCTTCCTTATGATAAAAAAATATAAGCCTAGAAGAAATTTTCTTTTCCTCTAGGCTCATATTTTATCCTAATATTTCATTCACTTTTTGCTGAACTTCACTGTAGTTATATCCAGCATTAGTCAGTCTGTTTACTCGGTCTTGCCCATTACCCCACTTACCTTGAATTACTTCTTGGGCTATTTCATCTAAATTATTAGATGTATAATTTCCATTCAGTAATCTATTCACTACTTCTTGAACCTCACTTGCATTATATCCTGCGTTAGTTAATCTGTTTACTCTATCCTCTCCATTACCCCATGCTCCTGAAATAACCTCTCGTGCAATTTTTTCATTGCTTTTATCTCCAGTTGATACTGAGTTTGTAGATGTACTTGGTTCTGAGATACTAGTATTACCTAACATTTCATCAACTGTTTCTCCTAAAGTCGCAAAATAATTCATACGTTCTACAAAGTAAGTTTTAACACTATCAGTTGTTCCACCGTGTAAAGCTAAACTACGGTGTGGACAACTAGTTGGACTAAACTCATGATGAAGTCTTACCGTTTGTTTATTAATTGGCAAGCCATAATAAATCAAGTCTTCTGTCGCCTGCATTAATGCCATATCTTCATTGGCTAAAAAGTCCTCATCTGAGACTTTCATACTCTCACATACTTCATAACCAATCGAGTGGGTATTACTCCACCACTCACCAGTATGATATCCAATGTTGTATGTATCTATTACTCTTGCGATACTATATCGGTTACAGTAATAGTGAGCTATCCCCAGTGCTTTATCTCGATATCTTAACCATTCCACATATTGTTCAGGTGTCATACTTCCTGCATCATTATGAATTACTACAAAGTCTATGCTGTCAAGTTGACCTGCGTTCATTAGTGTTTCATTTATTATTTGTACCATCTTATTTTTCCTCCTTGTTTAATTGTTGTAAAATGTTTTGTAGTTTCTCAGGTACTGGTAGTCCTAATTTTGAAGTATTTTCTAGTATAGAAATACCTTCATTAGATAGGTAGAAAAATATTACCGCTGCTCTTAATACTCCTACATGACCTAAAATATAAACATCTAGTATGTTAGCTACCCCAACTAGTGAAAATATAATAATTTTTCTAGCTATTCCCTTAAAGCCTACTGAACTAGATAATTCTTTTTTATCAATTGCACACATTATTCCAGTCACATAGTCTATTACTGAAAATGCTAAAAGTGCATAAATAAGTCCATCCATACCTCCTAAAAATGCTCCTAAAACACCACCTATACTTGAGATTATAAGTTTATAATTTAATAATGTATTCATTTTATTTACCTCCCGTTAAATAATATGTAATTTTCATTGTTTTATCCGCCGTTTTTTCTACTGTCTTCGATAAATTATTTATTGTTGCTGAGTATGGTGTAATTAAGTATAAAACTTTTCTTAAATACTTATCCCCTGAACTTTCTCCGTTCGCAAAATACCCTAGTAAAAATGGTCCATAGCTTAATGGAATGCATTCTATTGTTGATAAATCGCTTTGTGCTATTTCTGTAATTTTATCATTTTTATCAATAGTAAAATTAGTCCCTATTATCATATCTCCTAATATATACATTCCACATCCTGTTGTATGTCTTGATACTGATCCTGTTTTTAGAGTAAACTTAGGTTCTATTTTAGTTACATCTACTGGGTTATTTATCGCAAACTTCACAACATATTTTTCATCTGTACTAACTGCATACACATATCCTCCTCTCAATACAGATTTAATAGTTCTATAGTAATCATAGTCTAATGAGTATGCGCCTATATTTTCTATTTTCACATTTTCTAATGTGAATTCAGTTTCTTCCATAGAATTATTTGCTTTATTTATTTTCAACTTAGTTACATTGGTATTACCTCCGCTAGTACTAGTTTTCAATAAATAATAATTCTCTTCGTCCACATAAATACACACTCCATATGTCCCGTAAGATTTCTTATACTTTATTTTTGTTTCTGTTGTATTCTTCTCATTTAAAAATGATAATGAATCATCTAATCTAAAGTTAAGCAGTGGTTCTCTTGATTTTATTATTCTAAGATGATCACTTTCAGGAACTATTGATACTATATAATTTTCTTCGAAGTTAGCTTCTACTACATTGACATATTTTTTCTTCATCTCAGTATCTGTATTCTTAATAAGATATTTATCTTCACCTAGTTTTATACGATTTGTTTCACCATTACTCTTTGTTCCAAAATAACCACCTCCCGCTTTGGCATTAGTTAAACAAACACTCGATATTTTACCATTTGCTTTTGATGTTCCAAAATCCCAAACAAACTTATAACCATTTGACGTTGCTTTTGATTCTTGTTTATTAAAACTACCTTGCAGTGGATTTTCCTGAACTCCTTCTACTTGTCCTGCATAGCCAATACATTCATTACTTGTACTTACAAAGCTAGTATTTTTATCTTCTGTTATTTTATCTTTAAATAACAAGATTCCTCCTACTATCTTTTCAACTATTGGATAAAAGGTATCTTTATTAATATTTGTAAGTAGTCCATTGGGATTTAATGTTAGAATCTTTTCTAAAACATCAGTTACGAGGTTATCATCTTTTAAAACCTCTTTCTTTTTTGTTTTAACATCGGTTAATTCTACTATTGTCTTACCTTTCATTTTTCTCCTCCACTTCTACATTCTCAGTTATATTTCCAAATACAAATTTTCGTTTTAAATCATTTTTTATAATCACATCACTAAATTCATATTTAGGAACATCATAAGTGTCAACCTCTATACTACCTTCGCTCAAATCCACTTGTTTTCTATGAGATAGTATTAACTTACCTAAGTTCTCATTTACTTTTATTTTACCGTCCCAAGGTACATCTCCTCCTAAGGCACTACCTATGATCGCAGCACTTATTCCCTCTATTGGAATAACTAGACTACCTTTTTCTAACTCAAAATCAACAGTAAATCTATTAATCACTTTTTCTTTTAAGTTTATTAGTGGGTAGAATAATGTAACCATTTGGCTTCCTACTTTAGCTATAAACTTTGGTACGTGATTTTTTATTGTAAGTTCATTTAATGAGTAAATAATATTAAGCTTTTGATCTTCTTCAACTTCTCTAATCAAGGTTATTTTCTTTTCTTCTTTTTCATCTTTTAAAGTAACAGTCTCTTCAATATGTTTTTTTAAACTTTTAACATCAAATAACACAGTAGCAATAAAAAAAGCATCAGTTTCTTTACTTGATGCAAATTCTATATCTATTATTGTTTGTGAATTCTGTCCTATTTTTATTTCAGTTCCATTAACGTAAGCATTCACCTTTACTCTGTCAGACTCAATAGTTTGTAATATACCTTGAATATTTTTGTCTTGTTTACTCTTACCTTTAGATAGTAATGCATTTTTACCTACACTCTTAATTCTATATTTCCCATGAATTTTATACTCAATTGATGTAATTATAGTGTGATAACTTTCAACACCAACCTTAAAAGTAATCTTGTCTCCAACCTCAAATGCTGGATTACTTACGACTACACTATCTAATGGCGTATAGTTAAATGTAGATACTTCTTCTAAAATTGCTTTACACATCCTTACTCGTTTTTCAGGAAGTCCTAACTGCATCAAAGGATTAACACCAATATTCATAGTTAAAGCATTGTCATTTTCTTTTGAATAATACTCTGATATTTTTGTTTTAAGATTTGTACTTTGTACTGCAGTATACCTAGTTGTGAAATCTGAAATACTTAATTCATACCTATCTATTTCTTTTATTTCATAATTTGAGTTCGTATTAAATCTTTTTAATATTAACTTACCAAAACGATCTATAGTCGCAAAACTTGCAGTAGTTGCACTAATATAATGAATTAAATCACGATACGTTTCTATATCATGCTCGGCATAAATCCCAACTCTTTCTACACCATTTGGTAATTTTTCAATTTCTTCTTTACTTATTCCAAGTTCTACACTACACTTCTTACAACAAAATTCTAGAAGTTCATAAATAGTCCCAGATGTTTCTTTAAAACTCAGAGTTTTATTAAACTTAACCATAAAGTCATAACCTTTAATTTCAACAAATTTCTTCGTTCTATTAGCTTCAGTTGTTTCAAATATTCCTAGTGGTATTTTTTCAGTTTCATTATTTTCCAAGACTAAGTTGAAATATAGTTTTATAATGCTTCCGTCTAATGTTATTTCTCTTAATTCATCAAGTTTCAAAGTAATGCCCATCTCCGCAGCGTAAACAGAACCTAGTTCTATTTCATTACTTCCTGAACACGAATTACTTATATAGCCACTATCTTTTAGAATATGTTTATCATCAAAATTAATTATTTTTCCCGTTTTTAATCCTATCTCTCCTGTCCAAAAATACTTTCTACTTTTATTTTTTATCGTCTTATTGAAGTTAACACTTGTCTGATACATCTAGTATTCCTCCAATTTAAAACTAACACTCCAAATTCCAAGACTACCGTTTTTATTTAAAAGACTAACCTTAAAATTTGTACAATAAGTATTTATTTCTTTTTCTTCTAGTGAATAAGGATCGAAATATTTAACTGGGATTGTATTTTGCTTTAACATTTTTGATAACTTTAAAAGATACTGACTTGTTAGAGTTAGTTTCAAAGATATGGATATCACACTTTCCCTTACAATATCTCTATGTGTTATTCCTGCTTCAGTAACTCCGCTACTGCTACCTTCAATATCTCTAAACTCAAAGTCTATCTCATCAGGAGTTGGTATTGTTTCATTATTAATTTTTATATATGATTTTTTCATATTACCTTCCTCCTGATTTTATAATTTGTCTGTTTTGTGCGTTTATTATTATTTCATCAAGTAATGTTCCACCTAAATAAACCGGGATAACTATATCGCCAGTTGTCTCGTGTGGTATATTTATAGCTTGAATTAATTTGTTTAAATCATCACTACTTATGCCTGATGTTGCATTGACTCTTGGAAGTGTGAATCCTTTTAAATCTGGATTTATCACCAAATCATTTGATAATTTAGCTACCGAGTTTTTCAAAAGATTTCTACTACTATCTAAACCTTTAGACAATCCTTTTATAAAGTCTGGCATCCAATCCTCATAGTCTGTAAGTGGTCCTACCTCTGGAACACTAAAGTGTAAATAACTCCAAATTGTCTCAGCTACACCTTTTACCGCATCAACAACCGCACCTATCTTATCCCTAATTCCATTAACAATTCCTGAAATTAAATCACTCCCCCAAGAATAAGCTGAGTTTACCAGTCCCCAAATATAATCTACTGCACTTTGAAATCCATTTTGGATTGTTGAACTAATATTTCCTATAATATTTCCCACAGCTGATAACATATTATTAAATGCACTTTGAACATAGTTATAAGCTGAGTTTACAAGATTAGAGATTGTTGAATAAATATTATTCCAGATATTTGAAACTGTACTAAAAATAGTATCTAAAATATTACTTATAACATTTTTTATATTATTCCAAGAGGTGCTTATAAAATCACTAATTGCTTGTACTATCGTATTTATAGAGTTATTAATATTTTGCCATATAGTAGATAAGAAATCTTTTATACTATTCCAAATTGTACTTGTAGTTTGAAATACAAAATCCCAGTAACTTGTAATGATATTTTTTATTACATCAAGAACTGTTTGGAAAATTGTTTTTATTGTTTCCCAAGTTGTTGATAAGAAATTTTTTATACTCTCCCACACGGTTGTAAAGAGAGTTTGAATTGCTGTAAAGGTAGTTGTAAAATATGTTTTGATATTCTCCCAAACTGTAGTCACTACTAAGGTTATACTTTGCCAAAGTTCTGTGAAATAAGTTTTAACACCCTCCCAAGCAGTTGTAAATATAAGACTAATCGCTGTAAGTGTTGTTGAAAAATAGTTTTTTATAACTTCCCATACAACCGTTATAGTAGTACTTATAGCCGTCCATGTTTCTGAAAAGTAAGTTTTTATACCTTCCCAAAGATTTATAAAAAAGTCTTTTATTTCACTCCAATGATCTTTTAAATAACTACCTATAGATATCAATGTTACAACCGCAGCTATTATAGCGAGTATTGGTACTACCGCACCAGATAAACCAGCCATAACACCACTCATCGCACTAAAAGCACCAGAAATTGCTGCAACACCCGTTATTATATTTCCTATTGAACCAATGACTGTACCAATTATTACTAAAAGTGGTCCTATCGCAGCTACTATAAGTCCAATTATTACGACTATCTGTTTAGCAGTTGGACTTAGACTATTCAACCAAGTTGCTATACCCCCAAGAACTGTAGCTACCCCTTGTAAAATTGGTCCTAAAACATCAGAAATTGCTTCTCCTAAACTACCTAATGCTAACTTAGCATT comes from the Gemella morbillorum genome and includes:
- a CDS encoding recombinase family protein → MNRKITTIQANKDLSRQSKLPSIKKKKVAGYARVSTDNEDQTSSYETQMKYYEEYISSRKDWEFVKMYSDEGISGTNTKKRLGFQEMVNDALAGKIDLILTKSVSRFARNTVDSLSTVRKLKDVGVEIYFEKENIWTFDSKGELLITIMSSLAQEESRSISENITWSKRKQAAEGKVTFPYNNVLGFKPKEDGGFEVDKEQARIVRYIFGQFLSGKNPNQIAKHLTENKISTPRGKEKWSYSSVRSILTNEKYKGDALLQKYYIADFLNKTQKRNNGELPQYYVENSHEAIIDKEVFDAVQVQLSENKKWYTEKNYFGKIRCGCCGSSYVRHLWHSTNKYKETIYRCKDKYKNEEKCNTPHIRDDEIQRWIVSALNKVIDNRKEIIGNIKLLMKMIKEDRGADDEIIQLEEKLEDIRNDVEKLIITNSKIAQDQEEYTRKYNKLIEEYKLLEKQLEQRNLDLLSKNKRVRELKIFIDSLEKQGELLTEYDAKLFNYLVDTIIIHEGKRIEIHLKNGEVISI
- a CDS encoding recombinase family protein, giving the protein MKIIKKLEALNVTDAKRQKVAAYARVSHRDLLQSLSEQISYYNKLIQDNPSWEYAGVYFDNSVSGRNTKKRKEYLRLIDDCRKGKIDIILTKSISRFGRNTIELLETIRELKKLNIGVQFEKENIDTLTTDGELLLTLLAAVSEEESKAIGSNVRWSVKKKFEQGLPHSPQPILGYRWIGDSYKIEESEADIIRKIYKLYLSGIKPTQISRVLNEEGKRTRRGEKFSRLAIYRILSQETYTGKLILQKTFNVREKGRSVKNTGEKTMYIVENAHEAIISQKIFNKVQEIKKQGNLKKE
- a CDS encoding SHOCT domain-containing protein, yielding MNNKNEVTYQITIKILSSLFRKNLITKDEFDSFKHKMLEKYTPKISEFMELSLDK
- a CDS encoding helix-turn-helix domain-containing protein, with amino-acid sequence MELKDEIKKLREKGLGYKKIAVYLNVSANTVKSICRREKLEKLDTEDFDTCKVCGEKLTHLNGKKQKKYCSDACRMKWWKNNQDKMNRKAFSTHQCKYCEREFTSYSNNKRKYCSHECYIKHRFGGSYEQ
- a CDS encoding DNA/RNA non-specific endonuclease, translated to MNTEFDFIDLYLLIQETKKINFSSEKTINKLYDKYLSNYKKIGKLNKKSLKKFLREDNYYNRSEILDHLPSGYKTLVIKKKIYNSDLQCDKKTNKGNQLKNLPNWNKLQNRSIYNKSHIIARELGGKRIYHSSGEYYNGFIGTEHANVGRNGKSGMRCIEGVIRKHLCENKNNYIVYECRVIYKRPKDIIPIFIVIIIVSGDYSINKIYFVWNTQNGYIIDYKTGNYLPYDKKI
- a CDS encoding N-acetylmuramoyl-L-alanine amidase, with the protein product MVQIINETLMNAGQLDSIDFVVIHNDAGSMTPEQYVEWLRYRDKALGIAHYYCNRYSIARVIDTYNIGYHTGEWWSNTHSIGYEVCESMKVSDEDFLANEDMALMQATEDLIYYGLPINKQTVRLHHEFSPTSCPHRSLALHGGTTDSVKTYFVERMNYFATLGETVDEMLGNTSISEPSTSTNSVSTGDKSNEKIAREVISGAWGNGEDRVNRLTNAGYNASEVQEVVNRLLNGNYTSNNLDEIAQEVIQGKWGNGQDRVNRLTNAGYNYSEVQQKVNEILG
- a CDS encoding phage holin family protein; the protein is MNTLLNYKLIISSIGGVLGAFLGGMDGLIYALLAFSVIDYVTGIMCAIDKKELSSSVGFKGIARKIIIFSLVGVANILDVYILGHVGVLRAAVIFFYLSNEGISILENTSKLGLPVPEKLQNILQQLNKEEK
- a CDS encoding phage tail tape measure protein, with product MASRIAGITVEIGGDTLKLKQALSEVEGKIKQTQRELKDVERLLKLDPHNTELLTQKQELLNTAIEETKKKLETLRIAEEQAKTALANGDISEKQFDALKREIIATEQELDKFTEKLKHTDSSMQATLKEVGGKFKETGEKISSVGTTLSKNVTAPIVAVGAAATLAFREIDEGYDTIIKKTGATGESFKGLKNVADNIFKSLPVSMSDVGVAVGEVNTRFKVTGDELQELSTLFLKFAEINETDLNTAIGMTNRIMVQWGIDAKETANVLGLITQKAQDTGISVDTLMNGVQQHGAILKEMGLNLGQSINLLAQFEANGVNADQALRGFRKAVAAYTKDGLSMDEALKKTIESIKNAGSETEALTIATKIFGTKGAAEMTRAIREGRFSIDDLSKSMSEYGDVVDKTFEGTEDGIDKFKVASNNAKLALGSLGEAISDVLGPILQGVATVLGGIATWLNSLSPTAKQIVVIIGLIVAAIGPLLVIIGTVIGSIGNIITGVAAISGAFSAMSGVMAGLSGAVVPILAIIAAVVTLISIGSYLKDHWSEIKDFFINLWEGIKTYFSETWTAISTTITVVWEVIKNYFSTTLTAISLIFTTAWEGVKTYFTELWQSITLVVTTVWENIKTYFTTTFTAIQTLFTTVWESIKNFLSTTWETIKTIFQTVLDVIKNIITSYWDFVFQTTSTIWNSIKDFLSTIWQNINNSINTIVQAISDFISTSWNNIKNVISNILDTIFSTVSNIWNNIYSTISNLVNSAYNYVQSAFNNMLSAVGNIIGNISSTIQNGFQSAVDYIWGLVNSAYSWGSDLISGIVNGIRDKIGAVVDAVKGVAETIWSYLHFSVPEVGPLTDYEDWMPDFIKGLSKGLDSSRNLLKNSVAKLSNDLVINPDLKGFTLPRVNATSGISSDDLNKLIQAINIPHETTGDIVIPVYLGGTLLDEIIINAQNRQIIKSGGR